From one Nilaparvata lugens isolate BPH chromosome 2, ASM1435652v1, whole genome shotgun sequence genomic stretch:
- the LOC120349756 gene encoding uncharacterized protein LOC120349756, protein MDGDVGGRRSGLLFNVVGNVLGLLVSGARLYGWPLYAMDVVLGLAGDVDWFLSAFGGCGATPVLTFSEGVHIQCGSGHTSNGHLLVFYPSNGARNGGSCFWGVVVRMLSRCFVLRLLGCRWILH, encoded by the exons atggacggtgatgtgggcggtcggcggtccgggctgctcttcaacgtggtcggcaacgtccttggactcctggtgtccggcgcgcggttGTACGGCTGGCCCCTCTATGCCatggatgtcgtcctcggcTTGGCGGGCGATGTCGACTGGTTCCTCTCGGCGTTCGGCGGGTGCGGCGCGACTccagtcttgacattctcg GAAGGCGTCCATATCCAGTGCGGGAGCGGGCATACATCTAACGGTCACCTGCTGGTTTTTTATCCGAGCAACGGTGCGAGAAATGGGGGTTCCTGTTTCTGGGGCGTCgtcgtccgtatgctctcccgatgtttcgtcctccggctcttgggctgcCGATGGATCCTCCACTag